One genomic window of Corythoichthys intestinalis isolate RoL2023-P3 chromosome 18, ASM3026506v1, whole genome shotgun sequence includes the following:
- the LOC130906420 gene encoding uncharacterized protein LOC130906420 isoform X2: MQGCSEEESRTTSIQADKRGGEDEVGGFKKYPEAEVEEGQEGGGQIHCEANIGETEVHDSKSSRDNTVEGDDKQMDAPPPTEAELTLGGPSEPCWYCLRSLDLECYPRAPQQDSDSSSLLLSGGQKVNYQTDPRPHFGVACSSHAPCRPLWGSEGPIWGQRGTSDGDDEKKEREQQTQQVCPHCHLALPADTLSWHEIKCIQFDGLRNPWS; encoded by the exons ATGCAGGGATGCAGCGAGGAAGAAAG CCGGACGACCTCCATCCAGGCTGACAAGAGGGGAGGTGAGGACGAGGTTGGCGGGTTTAAAAAGTACCCAGAAGCAGAAGTGGAGGAAGGACAAGAAGGAGGAGGACAGATTCATTGTGAGGCAAACATTGGAGAAACAGAG GTTCATGACAGCAAGAGCTCAAGAGACAACACTGTAGAAGGTGATGACAAGCAGATGGATGCCCCCCCACCGACAGAGGCAGAGCTCACACTCG GTGGCCCGTCAGAACCGTGCTGGTACTGTCTCAGATCTCTCGACCTGGAATGTTATCCCAGAGCTCCTCAG CAAGATTCGGATTCCTcgtctctgctgctctctggtgGCCAGAAGGTAAACTACCAGACAGACCCTCGACCTCACTTCGGTGTGGCATGTTCCTCCCACGCACCCTGTCGCCCTCTATGGGGCAGCGAAGGGCCCATCTGGGGGCAAAGGGGGACATCCGATGGAGACGATGAAAAGAAGGAGCGGGAGCAACAGACGCAGCAAGTGTGTCCCCACTGTCACTTGGCACTCCCCGCGGATACCCTCAGTTGGCATGAG ATAAAGTGTATCCAGTTTGACGGGCTGCGCAACCCTTGGTCGTAG
- the LOC130906420 gene encoding uncharacterized protein LOC130906420 isoform X1, with product MQGCSEEESRTTSIQADKRGGEDEVGGFKKYPEAEVEEGQEGGGQIHCEANIGETEQVHDSKSSRDNTVEGDDKQMDAPPPTEAELTLGGPSEPCWYCLRSLDLECYPRAPQQDSDSSSLLLSGGQKVNYQTDPRPHFGVACSSHAPCRPLWGSEGPIWGQRGTSDGDDEKKEREQQTQQVCPHCHLALPADTLSWHEIKCIQFDGLRNPWS from the exons ATGCAGGGATGCAGCGAGGAAGAAAG CCGGACGACCTCCATCCAGGCTGACAAGAGGGGAGGTGAGGACGAGGTTGGCGGGTTTAAAAAGTACCCAGAAGCAGAAGTGGAGGAAGGACAAGAAGGAGGAGGACAGATTCATTGTGAGGCAAACATTGGAGAAACAGAG CAGGTTCATGACAGCAAGAGCTCAAGAGACAACACTGTAGAAGGTGATGACAAGCAGATGGATGCCCCCCCACCGACAGAGGCAGAGCTCACACTCG GTGGCCCGTCAGAACCGTGCTGGTACTGTCTCAGATCTCTCGACCTGGAATGTTATCCCAGAGCTCCTCAG CAAGATTCGGATTCCTcgtctctgctgctctctggtgGCCAGAAGGTAAACTACCAGACAGACCCTCGACCTCACTTCGGTGTGGCATGTTCCTCCCACGCACCCTGTCGCCCTCTATGGGGCAGCGAAGGGCCCATCTGGGGGCAAAGGGGGACATCCGATGGAGACGATGAAAAGAAGGAGCGGGAGCAACAGACGCAGCAAGTGTGTCCCCACTGTCACTTGGCACTCCCCGCGGATACCCTCAGTTGGCATGAG ATAAAGTGTATCCAGTTTGACGGGCTGCGCAACCCTTGGTCGTAG
- the slc25a1a gene encoding tricarboxylate transport protein A, mitochondrial produces the protein MPLDEHSIAGMDGDSSGRRRRAWLGSTLSPHPALGSSCAARSLAAAAVGGRKITHPGKAILAGGIAGGIEICITFPTEYVKTQLQLDERANPPRYRGIGDCVKLTVQDHGLRGLYRGLSSLLYGSIPKSAVRFGTFEILSNPMRDATGRLDNTRSLLCGLGAGITEAIVIVCPMETLKVKLIHDQCSMRPRYRGFFHGVSEIIREQGVRGTYQGLTATVLKQGTNQAIRFYVMNALRNWYKGDDPRKEMHPIVTAMFGATAGAASVFGNTPLDVVKTRMQGLDAHRYKNTVDCAFQILKQEGPQAFYKGTVPRLGRVCLDVAIVFVIYEEVVKLLNNVWKTQ, from the exons ATGCCGCTCGATGAGCACTCAATCGCGGGTATGGACGGTGACAGTAGCGGTAGACGGCGGAGAGCTTGGCTCGGCTCGACGCTTTCGCCGCATCCGGCCCTCGGGAGCTCGTGCGCGGCCAGGAGCCTGGCGGCGGCAGCGGTAGGGGGTAGAAAGATCACGCATCCCGGGAAGGCCATCCTAGCAG GTGGGATTGCAGGCGGGATCGAGATTTGCATCACCTTCCCGACAGAGTACGTGAAGACTCAGCTACAGTTGGACGAGCGAGCCAACCCGCCGCGCTATCGGGGCATCG GTGACTGTGTTAAGCTGACCGTGCAGGATCACGGTCTTCGAGGCCTGTACCGAGGGCTCAGTTCGCTGCTCTACGGATCCATCCCTAAGTCGGCTGTCAG ATTCGGCACCTTCGAAATTCTCAGCAACCCCATGCGTGACGCCACGGGTCGGCTGGATAACACACGCAGCCTTTTGTGTGGCTTGGGGGCCGGCATCACAGAGGCCATCGTCATAGTATGCCCCATGGAGACACTCAAG GTGAAGTTGATCCACGACCAATGCTCGATGAGGCCCCGGTACCGTGGCTTCTTCCACGGTGTCAGCGAGATCATCAGGGAGCAAG GTGTCAGGGGGACCTATCAAGGCCTGACGGCCACCGTGCTCAAGCAGGGAACCAATCAGGCTATCCGGTTTTATGTGATGAACGCGCTACGCAATTGGTACAAAG GGGATGATCCTAGAAAGGAAATGCACCCAATTGTCACAGCTATGTTTGGAGCCACGGCTGGAGCCGCTAGCGTTTTTGGCAACACACCACTAGATGTGGTCAAGACCAGGATGCAG GGTCTAGATGCACATCGCTACAAAAATACTGTAGACTGCGCCTTCCAGATCCTCAAGCAGGAAGGACCGCAAGC GTTCTATAAGGGAACAGTTCCCAGGCTGGGACGCGTGTGCTTGGACGTGGCCATCGTTTTTGTCATCTACGAGGAGGTGGTTAAGCTGCTTAACAATGTTTGGAAGACCCAGTAG